The Centroberyx gerrardi isolate f3 chromosome 12, fCenGer3.hap1.cur.20231027, whole genome shotgun sequence genome has a window encoding:
- the lingo4b gene encoding leucine-rich repeat and immunoglobulin-like domain-containing nogo receptor-interacting protein 4b has protein sequence MFVETVVRWGAWSILLQFGLGVSAGGCPPRCVCRPDPAEVICSGKHLTSVPEGFSSDARRLDLSRNKLKTLGRRQFSGLLQLQELDLSDNIISMIEVEAFQGLQNLRTLRIKNNRLKIIPVGVFSGLPSLRFLDLSENEILVFLDYTFREMGNLQTLEAGENDLVFISQRAFIGLQNLQELNLDRSNLTSIPTEALSQLQSLTHLRMLRLTISALPNNAFRRLHRLRSLLISYWPALDTLASNSLIGLNLTSLVISSCNLSVVPYSALRHLVYLRFLDLSYNPITVIQGNLLGDLLRLQELHLAGGNLLRIEPGAFRGLAYFRMLNVTSNQLTTLEESAFHSVGNLQVLRLDGNPLACDCRLLWVVRRRLRLNFDGRQPTCLSPDTVRQREFRDFSEKELPRLFTCRPARIMDRRPQEARVEEGTTVLFSCKAEGDPVPSITWISSHKSLLSSTGRIRVLSNGTLEVRFAQVQDSGTYQCLAGNAAGNDSLTVSLHVKGFARNRTMPFFTEEGWVESSNPQAANSSAQMAKPYPFDAKTLIIATTMGFLSFLSSVAICFVFMFFWSQSKGQIKHTATIDFVPRTSMGGGGGEGGDSGRFTMKLI, from the coding sequence ATGTTTGTGGAGACTGTCGTCCGATGGGGGGCATGGAGCATCCTGCTTCAGTTTGGACTGGGTGTGTCTGCAGGAGGCTGTCCTCCACGATGTGTGTGTCGACCAGACCCAGCAGAAGTGATCTGCTCTGGCAAACATCTGACCTCAGTGCCAGAAGGCTTTTCCAGTGATGCCAGGCGTTTGGACTTATCCCGCAATAAGCTTAAGACTCTGGGGCGCCGCCAGTTCTCTGGCCTCCTGCAGCTTCAAGAGTTGGACCTCAGTGATAATATAATCTCCATGATTGAGGTGGAGGCTTTCCAGGGCCTGCAGAACCTCAGGACTCTTCGTATTAAGAATAACCGACTCAAGATCATCCCAGTTGGGGTGTTTTCAGGCCTACCCAGCCTGCGCTTTCTAGATCTCAGTGAGAATGAGATTCTGGTCTTTCTGGACTATACCTTCAGAGAAATGGGGAACCTGCAGACGCTGGAGGCAGGAGAGAATGACTTGGTGTTCATCTCCCAGCGGGCTTTCATCGGTCTGCAGAACCTGCAGGAACTCAACTTGGACCGCAGCAATCTGACCTCCATTCCCACTGAGGCACTGTCGCAGCTCCAGAGCCTGACACATCTACGCATGCTACGCCTCACTATTTCTGCACTGCCCAACAATGCTTTCCGCCGGCTCCACCGTCTGCGCAGCCTCCTGATCTCATACTGGCCAGCGTTGGACACACTGGCTAGCAACAGCCTGATTGGTCTTAACCTGACCTCGCTAGTCATCAGCAGCTGCAACCTCAGTGTAGTTCCTTACTCAGCGCTTCGTCACCTGGTTTATCTGCGCTTCCTGGACCTGTCCTACAACCCCATCACGGTCATTCAAGGTAATCTGCTAGGGGACCTGCTGAGGCTCCAGGAGTTACACCTAGCTGGAGGGAATCTGCTACGAATAGAGCCAGGGGCCTTCAGGGGACTGGCCTACTTCCGCATGCTCAATGTGACTTCCAATCAGCTAACCACATTGGAGGAGAGCGCCTTCCACTCCGTGGGGAACCTTCAGGTCTTGAGGTTGGATGGGAATCCTCTGGCATGTGACTGCCGACTTCTCTGGGTGGTCCGCCGGCGATTACGCTTGAACTTTGATGGACGTCAGCCCACTTGTTTGTCTCCGGATACGGTACGACAGCGTGAGTTCAGGGACTTCTCAGAGAAGGAGCTCCCAAGACTGTTTACCTGTCGCCCCGCCCGTATCATGGACCGCAGGCCACAGGAGGCGAGAGTAGAGGAGGGGACCACAGTCCTCTTCTCCTGTAAGGCTGAGGGTGACCCAGTTCCTTCTATCACCTGGATCTCATCCCATAAGTCCTTGCTTTCTTCAACAGGGCGAATCAGGGTTTTGTCCAACGGTACTCTAGAAGTGCGTTTCGCCCAGGTTCAGGACAGTGGCACGTATCAGTGCTTGGCAGGCAACGCAGCTGGCAACGACAGCCTGACTGTCAGTCTGCATGTGAAGGGGTTCGCTCGTAACCGCACCATGCCCTTTTTCACAGAGGAGGGCTGGGTAGAGTCTTCAAACCCCCAAGCTGCCAACTCCTCGGCTCAAATGGCCAAGCCATACCCATTTGATGCAAAGACATTGATCATCGCCACCACCATGGGCTTCCTGTCCTTCCTCAGCTCAGTGgccatctgttttgttttcatgtttttctggaGCCAGAGCAAAGGCCAGATCAAGCACACAGCAACTATTGACTTTGTTCCTCGCACCTCcatggggggaggaggaggggaaggaggggacagtggcaggttcACCATGAAACTTATCTAA